The following proteins come from a genomic window of Archocentrus centrarchus isolate MPI-CPG fArcCen1 chromosome 3, fArcCen1, whole genome shotgun sequence:
- the serf2b gene encoding small EDRK-rich factor 2 isoform X2 — MTRGNQRELARQKNAKKHTEQTKGKRNEDGLSAAARKQRDAEIMQQKQKKANEAGKGSTKAK; from the exons ATGACAA GAGGAAACCAGCGTGAGCTTGCACGCcagaaaaatgccaaaaagcATACTGAACAGACTAAAGGGAAGAGGAATGAAGATGGGCTGTCTGCTGCTGCCCGGAAACAGAG AGATGCCGAGATAATGcaacagaagcagaaaaaggCAAATGAAGCTGGGAAAGGAAGCACGAAGGCCAAGTGA
- the serf2b gene encoding small EDRK-rich factor 2 isoform X1 has translation MTTGGNQRELARQKNAKKHTEQTKGKRNEDGLSAAARKQRDAEIMQQKQKKANEAGKGSTKAK, from the exons ATGACAA CAGGAGGAAACCAGCGTGAGCTTGCACGCcagaaaaatgccaaaaagcATACTGAACAGACTAAAGGGAAGAGGAATGAAGATGGGCTGTCTGCTGCTGCCCGGAAACAGAG AGATGCCGAGATAATGcaacagaagcagaaaaaggCAAATGAAGCTGGGAAAGGAAGCACGAAGGCCAAGTGA